Proteins from one Podospora pseudoanserina strain CBS 124.78 chromosome 1, whole genome shotgun sequence genomic window:
- the ISN1 gene encoding IMP 5'-nucleotidase (EggNog:ENOG503NUVQ; COG:F): MTTRYRVEYALKTHRRDQFIEWIKGLLAVPFVLYSQPHGIFEYPPSSPELGTSPPGSPNPILIKAREEAHRRYAEILHDVELMIDDHIAHQNDPDNPFPSKLKLLVPSIGPFFTRLPLEAAFKFQDRKRYISSRRFVSPSFNDVRLILNSAQLISVTSTTPGSTLQLATFDGDVTLYDDGQSLEPTSPVIPRLLDLLRKNIKIGIVTAAGYTSADRYYARLHGLLDSIATSVDLTPVQKRSVIIMGGEANYLFQFDPASEHLLSPVPRSEWLTAEMLLWDDRDITQLLDIAEAALADCIETLNLPAVLMRKDRAVGIIPSPPHIRIPRESLEETVLCVQKILELSSAGRSKKVPFCAFNGGNDVFVDIGDKSWGVTVCQRWFRDPETGRPIRGENTLHVGDQFLSAGANDFRARSVGTTAWIASPAETVELLDELGELMGKKMS; encoded by the exons ATGACGACCCGATACCGCGTTGAAT ACGCCCTCAAAACTCACCGGCGCGATCAATTCATCGAATGGATCAAGggcctcctcgccgtcccCTTCGTCCTCTACTCCCAACCCCACGGCATCTTCGAATaccccccatcctcgcccgAGCTCggcacctcccctcccgGCTCCCCgaaccccatcctcatcaaggCCCGCGAGGAAGCCCACCGCCGCTACGCCGAAATCCTCCACGACGTCGAGCTCATGATTGACGACCACATTGCCCACCAAAACGACCCcgacaaccccttcccctccaagctcaaaCTCCTCGTCCCCTCCATCGGCCCGTTTTTCACCCGCCTTCCCCTAGAAGCAGCATTCAAATTCCAAGACCGCAAACGCTACATCTCCTCCCGCCGCTTCGTGTCTCCCTCCTTCAATGACGTCCGCCTGATCCTAAACTCAGCCCAGCTGATCTCGGTGACATCCACCACACCAGGCAGCACCCTCCAGCTAGCCACCTTTGACGGAGACGTGACCCTCTACGACGACGGGCAATCCCTCGAGCCGACCTCCCCCGTCATCCCGCGGCTGCTGGACCTCCTCAGGAAAAACATCAAGATCGGCATCGTCACCGCGGCGGGCTACACCTCGGCAGACCGCTACTACGCCCGCCTCCATGGGCTGCTGGACAGCATCGCAACCTCGGTCGATCTGACCCCCGTCCAGAAACGCTCCGTGATCATCATGGGCGGCGAAGCCAACTACCTCTTCCAGTTCGACCCCGCCTCGGAGCACCTGCTCTCCCCCGTCCCGCGGTCAGAATGGCTCACGGCCGAGATGCTCCTCTGGGACGACCGGGACATCACCCAGCTTCTGGACATCGCCGAGGCGGCCCTGGCGGACTGCATCGAgaccctcaacctccccgccgtgCTCATGAGAAAAGACCGCGCGGTGGGcatcatcccctcccccccccacatCCGCATCCCGCGCGAGTCGCTCGAGGAGACGGTCCTCTGCGTGCAAAAGATCCTCGAGCTGTCCTCGGCCGGGAGGAGCAAAAAGGTGCCGTTTTGCGCCTTCAACGGGGGCAACGACGTGTTTGTGGACATTGGGGACAAGAGCTGGGGCGTGACGGTTTGTCAGAGGTGGTTCAGGGATCCCGAGACGGGGAGGCCGATAAGGGGGGAGAACACGCTGCACGTGGGTGATCAGTTTCTCAGCGCGGGGGCCAACGATTTCAGGGCGAGGAGCGTGGGGACGACGGCTTGGATTGCGAGCCCGGCGGAGACGGTGGAGTTGCTGGATGAGTTGGGGGAGctgatggggaagaagatgtcttag
- a CDS encoding hypothetical protein (EggNog:ENOG503PZYY) yields MKFTTAILGLASLVSLAAAQAPVACPTATKTIQNRECNKRCPLSDCAFYSTIRQPCNCPAAIPTATLIAPCAADCPYQGCDIIFRTSSLACPTPTSTRRVTTTSTRRTTSTTPTRTSVPIQTTRVITSVVTLPPRITTTSTTSTIPCPTVTRITTPGDCPVIRCPVPTCQVRTTQVVPCNCQPRTVLWVQGCPTACADGCLTRTETASIAC; encoded by the coding sequence ATGAAgttcaccaccgccatcctaGGCCTGGCCAGCCTCGTCAGTCTGGCGGCAGCTCAAGCTCCTGTCGCCTGCCCAACCGCAACCAAAACTATTCAGAACCGGGAGTGCAACAAACGATGCCCTCTTTCCGACTGCGCTTTCTACTCCACTATCCGTCAGCCCTGCAACTGCCCGGCTGCAATCCCGACAGCCACTCTCATCGCCCCTTGCGCGGCCGACTGCCCGTATCAAGGCTGTGATATCATCTTCCGCACCAGCAGCCTCGCCTGCCCTACCCCTACTTCCACTCGCcgtgtcaccaccaccagcacccggcggacaacctccaccacccccacgaGGACCTCCGTCCCCATTCAGACCACCAGGGTCATCACCAGCGTTGTcacccttcctccccggatcaccaccaccagcaccacgtCCACGATCCCCTGCCCGACTGTCACCAGGATCACCACGCCGGGCGACTGCCCTGTTATCCGATGCCCTGTGCCAACCTGCCAGGTCAGAACCACGCAGGTGGTGCCTTGCAACTGCCAGCCGAGGACTGTGCTTTGGGTTCAGGGATGCCCAACCGCTTGTGCTGATGGGTGCTTGACGAGGACGGAGACGGCGAGCATTGCTTGCTGA